In the Helianthus annuus cultivar XRQ/B chromosome 11, HanXRQr2.0-SUNRISE, whole genome shotgun sequence genome, one interval contains:
- the LOC110889469 gene encoding protein MICRORCHIDIA 2 translates to MNVLEIIDSDDEGNNRPQVQNNTSDDRRLENRSFWKAGAFDIGPTKWTPSQGELEHARVHPKFLHSNATSHKWAFGAIAELLDNAVDEINNGATFVKVDRVYSKRDNSPALLFLDDGGGMDPDGIRKCMSLGYSTKKTNNTIGQYGNGFKTSTMRLGADVIVFSRANRNGRATQSVGLLSYTFLRRTGQDDVIVPMIDFDISKHWAEPILYGTQEDWSTNLKTILEWSPFATKDELIQQFEDIGSHGTKIIIFNLWLNDEGIYELNFDEDEEDIKLRDESARLTKLSKRTADTHAHISYRLLHSLRAYASLLYLRKFNNFKIILRGKPVEQYVIADDLKFRKVAIYKPHVSSAGQAVAETTLGFIKEAPAIGITGFNVYHKNRLIRPYWKVTGEGHSKGYGIVGVLEANFIEPAHDKQDFERSSVFSRLEMKLKQMQMEYWKEHCHLIGHQPDPTYLRRLEKASSVPLQTQGEPLHHTIPGRAVGPRPDLSGSQIHGRTNYNNDMPMVRPPPGFQTGLDQEVACAGDGSRGIDEICDENIELFMRCEQYMQRETELKSTVSDLEKEVADTKRKCAELSSRLELLRKQKLVR, encoded by the exons ATGAATGTTTTAGAGATCATAGATAGCGACGACGAAGGCAACAATCGACCACAAGTTCAGAACAACACCTCCGATGACCGGAGATTAGAGAACCGGAGCTTCTGGAAAGCCGGAGCCTTTGATATCGGTCCAACAAAGTGGACTCCTTCACAAG GTGAATTAGAACATGCTCGAGTGCACCCGAAGTTTCTTCATTCGAATGCAACTTCACACAAATGGGCTTTTGGAG CAATTGCTGAACTTTTGGATAACGCTGTTGATGAG ATAAATAACGGGGCGACTTTTGTGAAGGTTGACAGAGTTTACAGCAAAAGAGATAACTCTCCCGCGTTACTTTTTCTCG ATGATGGAGGTGGAATGGATCCAGACGGTATTCGGAAGTGCATGAGCTTGGGATACTCAACAAAGAAAACAAACAACACAATTGGGCAAT ATGGGAATGGGTTCAAAACAAGCACAATGCGGTTAGGAGCCGATGTCATTGTTTTCAGCCGTGCAAATCGGAATGG ACGGGCAACCCAAAGTGTGGGTCTTTTATCCTATACATTTCTACGAAGAACTGGACAGGATGACGTCATTGTCCCAATG ATTGATTTTGATATCTCGAAGCACTGGGCAGAACCAATATTATACGGTACTCAAGAGGATTGGTCTACTAACTTAAAGACAATTCTCGAATGGTCCCCGTTTGCTACAAAAGACGAGCTAATTCAACAG tTTGAAGATATCGGGTCACACGGGACAAAGATAATCATATTTAACTTATGGCTCAATGACGAAGGCATCTATGAATTAAACTTTGATGAAGATGAGGAG GATATAAAATTGAGAGATGAATCTGCTCGTTTGACTAAATTGAGCAAGAGAACGGCGGATACGCACGCGCACATTTCCTACCGCCTTCTTCATTCGTTAAGG GCATATGCTTCTTTGTTGTACCTTAGAAAGTTCAACAACTTCAAAATCATCTTAAGAGGGAAACCTGTAGAGCAGTACGTTATAGCAGATGATTTGAAATTTCGAAAAGTGGCCATCTACAAGCCACACGTTTCTTCTGCCGGACAG GCTGTTGCAGAGACAACCCTTGGATTTATCAAAGAAGCACCAGCTATCGGAATTACTGGATTCAACGTGTACCATAAAAACCGTCTAATTCGT CCCTACTGGAAAGTAACCGGTGAGGGACATTCTAAAGGGTATGGCATTGTCGGAGTTCTCGAAGCAAATTTTATCGAACCGGCACACGACAAGCAAGATTTCGAAAGATCATCTGTGTTTTCAAGGCTGGAGATGAAGCTAAAACAGATGCAAATGGAATACTG GAAAGAACATTGCCACTTAATCGGGCACCAGCCCGATCCAACTTACTTGCGCAGATTGGAAAAGGCTTCTTCTGTACCGCTTCAAACCCAAGGTGAACCGCTTCATCACACCATTCCGGGTCGTGCGGTTGGCCCGAGACCCGATTTGAGCGGTTCACAGATTCATGGCAGAACAAATTACAACAATGACATGCCAATGGTTCGGCCTCCTCCTGGTTTTCAAACG GGTTTGGATCAAGAAGTGGCATGTGCCGGAGATGGATCTAGGGGTATTGATGAAATATGCGATGAAAACATCGAACTGTTCATGAG GTGCGAGCAGTATATGCAGAGGGAGACTGAGTTGAAATCTACG GTGTCTGATTTAGAGAAAGAAGTTGCGGACACCAAAAGAAAATGTGCTGAACTTTCTTCACGACTCGAGCTTTTAAGAAAGCAGAAGCTTGTAAGATGA